AAACTGGTAGATGATAAACGCGAGCCTGCTAAATTATCtaaacaattgaaattaatggATTCACTAATGACAAATATCACAGCATCAGAAGTTGATGAACAAACACACATGAATTTAGCAATCCAACGTTTATACGATTCTATGCAAACTGATGATGTCGCACGTAGAGCCATTCTAGAAACTAGAACGCTAtctaaaaaattagaagaagtGACAGCTGAAAAAGAATATCTAAAAGAGAAGTTAAGCAAGGCCGAAAATGGACTTGTTGGTCAACTCGAGTTGGAATTAGAGCAAAGAGACAACATTTTAACTAAAAGCCAAAGGGTAACTAAACAGCTTCAAGCGGAGCTTGAAGACCTTAAGAAAAAAcatttattagaaaaacATGAGCATGAGGTTGAATTAAGGAAGATATTAACCATTGTAAATACAAATACTGATGCAGACGCTAGTTTAAATAACTCTTCTGATAAAAAACATAATATACAGAAGGCCCTTGAAACAGAATTATCAAGAACTAAAAAAGATCTAAATAATGACGTAAAAAAATTCGGTATTTCTGTTCAACCCAATAAGAGATTGAGAATGTTGAGATTGCAAATGGAAGATATTGAGAAAGAAGCCAGAGAACTAGAAATGACAAACTTTTCAGAACATCAGAAACTCAGTTTAGAGTCGCCTGctgttttaaataaaaccaaaaaGGAAACCAAAAAGAAAAGCAAAAAGAAAAGCAAATCAAGTAAGTCAAAGGAAGAAAATAATCGTAAGAGGGCCAATGCTATTAAGAAACAGAAACTATTAGAATTACGCAGAGATCTTGCGATGATTCAAGCAGAAACAAATGATGTTTCGAAGTTTAATGTCGATAAAAGagtaaatgaattattcaaagaGAAAAAACACGAAGCTTTGAATAGGTTACAAATGctagaaaaaaaatataagagTTTTGAAATCGATTTTGATCCTAATGACTTTAAACAAGCTCAGCTAGATTCTAATGCTTCTTACGAATCATTAGATCCAAATTTCGTAACTAAAAAGATAACTGATATTGATCGTATAGCTGACGAGTTAGATGCATTTTCTGGTGATGGAACTAGTTCTTATAGTTCATCAAGCCTATCTGAtagtgaaaaaaattactaTGAGTCAAATGCAGTGCCTACAATAGGCCCACAAAAAGGTTTAATAGATGGTAGTTCATTTTTAGAGAGTCTTTCTGAAAAATATGGAACCGCTCAAAATACAGAAGGAACAAGTTTAAGTCCATTATCTCCTCAAAATAGAATTGCAAGTCTGGGagaaaaatcatttatGAATAGATTCAAAAGGAAGCCTTCGTCTATGCAATTCTTAGAAGAGTTATCCCAAAAAGTTGGAGGGGAAGCACTTGGTAAAGATAATAACGAAACATCtgatattaataacataTCATCCGAAGAAGATAATAGTAGCAACTCAGAGAGtgaattgaataatgaaCCAGAAGTTGAAGCGATAGATGCAGACCTCACTGTTTCTGAGAGCAAAGGAGCAGGAGCTCCACCTCCTCCACCTCCACCTCCACCAGAATTTCCTGCTTCTTTATTACCAAACGCCACTGGAGGTAGCACTATACCTGTaccaccaccaccaccTCCTCCTCCTCCTCCTCCAGCACTCCCTGCCTCCTTATCACCAAATGTCACAGAAGGTAGCTCTATACCTCCTCCTCCACCTCCGCAGTTTATGGGTCTAAATAAGATGTATCGTTCTGGAGATGGGTCTCagatattaaatgaatcaCCATCATTATACAGCAAATATCCACGTCctcaaaagaaattaaagcAGTTGCATTGGGATAAATTAGATGATTCAGAAGGGTCTATTTGGTCATCTGCGATGGCAGAACAGTTTGCAGATGATTTATATGAAAAGGGTGTGTTACACAATTTGGAGAAAGCTTTTGCAGCACGTGAAATTAAATCTCTAGCCAACAAGAAAAAGGAAGATTTGGATAAGATATCTTTTTTATCCAGAGACATATCACAACAATTTGGCATCAATTTACACATGTTTGGATCTTTAACAGTCGATGAGTTGgttataaaaattttaaaatgtaACCGTGACGTTATGAACACACCTAGTGTAATTGAATTTCTATCAAAGCCTGAAATCACAGATGTATCTATAAACTTGGCAAGAAATTATGCTCCTTATATTACAGATTGGGAAGGCGTTAAACATGTTGAAGATGCTAAAGCACCTGAGAAATCTGTTGACGGGCTACAAAGAGCTGACCAAATTTATGTTCAATTAATGGTAAATTTACAGAGCTATTGGCCATCACGTATGAGAGCTATAAAAGTAATTACAAGCTATGAGAAAGAATACACTGAACTGGTCACAAAATTAAGAAGAATAGATTCTGCAGTTAGCGCTATACAAAAGTCAGACAATTTaactaatttatttaatgttattCTTGCAGTGGGTAATTATATGAATGATTCTTCCAAGCAGGCACAGGGTTTCAAATTAAACACCCTGCAGAGATTGACATTTATAAAGGATTCTACTAATAGCATGACATTTTTGAACTATGTTGAGAAAATTATCAGGGAGAACTATCCAGAATTTAATGGGTTCATTGAAGAGTTGGAGCCTGTTTTAGACGTAGTTAAGATTTCAGTAGAACAACTGGTTAATGATTGTAATGAATTTACACAGTCAATTATGAATGTAGAAAGATCCTTAGAAATCGGTAATTTGAGCGACTCCAGCAAATTTCATCCATTAGATAAAGTTATCACAAAGGTATTACCAGTTTTACCAGAGGCAACTAAAAAGAGTGACTTACTAACCGATGAGGTTAAGTTAACATTTATGGAATTCGAAGCATTAATGCAAAAGTTTGGTGAGGATTCAGGGGATAAGTTTGCTCAAAACTCTTTTTTCAAGAAGTTTGCTGATTTcataaatgaatataaaaaggCTCGTGCTCAAAACCTAAAagctgaagaagaagtaaGAAAATATGAAAGGCATAAACAAATGGTTGAAGAACAACAACGTAAAGCCAAAGAACAGGAGAAGAATTATATGGAAACTGGCGTGTCCGATTCTGAAAGTGCTGAAGCTAAGGGTGATAACCGTGGCCATATGGATAAATTATTAGCACAGTTGAAAAATGCTGGTCCAGCTAGATCTGATCCATCTTCTGCTAGAAAGAGGGCTGTTATGAGGAAGAAATTGCTAAGTGAAAAAGACAGTACATCGGTAATCTTAGATGACTTAAACGCAGGAGATGGatctattatttattctCCAACTACCGATAAAGTTGTGGATACGTCATTGGGAGAAGACGAAATGATCTTAAAATCACCTACCCCTAAATCTAAAGATAATTTGGAAACTGATAATAATAGTGATAAGAGTAGAAATGATACGTTAACTGTAGATGATGTAGAACAAAATACTGATACAAATGCGGAAACCGACATTACAGACGACGGAAATAGTAATGGTGATGGGGAGGATGAGGTCATTACAGATCGAGCTAAAGCATTATTGATGGAATTAAGAGGATCTCAAACCCCAAGCAAAAAGAACTCACATTTAGACGATCAAAGAGAGAAGCTGCGCTCTAGAAGAAACCGTAGAAGACAAACGTTTGGTGAAGAATCGAACTCAACTCCAAGCAATCGTTTAACGTTTGTGTCGGACGAAAACAGCCCAACTGCAACAGAATTTGTCGATGCCGATGAAGATACATTACAGGAGAATGTGCCTAATACAGACACATCAAGTACTCTATCTAAAGATGATAGCGAGGATACTGAATCACAATGATAGAACTTCAATCTACGTTAGcaatattcaagaaatattaattatatcaaGTCAATATGTATTGTTTCCTTCTGCTCTCGTCTCCCAAATTTTTACCAATTATATAGGAATAATTTAGATAACATATTATAGATATCTTAGACATCGTCACAATAATAGACAATTGGATATAATCGAGTAAGTTACAGGCTACATTCATAGAAGTATCGTTAATGAAACACCATCAATATCAATGTCGAACTGATGTTGAACGTTAACGTTATATAGccattttatttacaagCACGCACGTGATCAGGAATTTTCCtctattgtttttttcaatatttctcAGAATAGATATTTACAGATTAATATGAATTATATCATGAGCAATACTTGCTCATAAATAAAGCAGTTAATAGTTATGTAATAATATCGGATATCATCATAGATAGTCAGTACATCTATCTAGTCAATACGTTTTAGCTGGAACTTAGCAATCTGctcaaataatttttccgAACCAAAAACCAGCTTCTTTCAAAGCGGTGATATTAACAATATGAGCGGCAATTCTGATGAAGACAAGAGAGTTTCTGTTCAACTAACTAGTTTATCCACACAGTTACTTGAAAGTATTGAGAAGCAATCTTCACTGGAGGATAAACTGAGGCAATCGAGAAAGATCATTGAAGAACAGAAAACTACTATAACTCAATACAATGAACTAAGGATTAAGTATGATCAGCTAGATAAgaacttttcaaaaaagaaagttgATTTGCAAAGGCTAGAACAACAATTACAAGCAGAAAAGCTTGGTAAAGCTGAAGCAGAACGGAAAGTTGACGAACTTAACAAAGAAGTAGAAGAACTGACAGCTTCATTGTTCGATGAAGCTAATAATATGGTGGCTGACGCCAGAAAGGAAACAGATTCCATTGAAacaaagaataaaaaactAACTGAACAACTATTAGAAAAGGACACGATATTGGAGactttaaatttacaattgaaGAACTTGAAGACAGTTTTACAAGATTTGCAAACGGAGAGTAGCATGtctattataaataatggaaatatatctttaaaaGGGGATGTGCCGCTATCTAACGAGAATGGAGGATCATCATCTCattcattgaaaaagaTGTCTACAACTACATCGTTTCAATCTCAACAAGAAGTCGTGAATTATGCTATCTTCACTCcaaaaattacaaatatacGTTATGATACTTTCCTATATAACgaatttttgaagtttGTTGCTGTTTTGCCTCACTGTAATAGTATTAAAAACACATCTGCAGAATCTAAACTATTAAGAAGACTTATTAGCGACGAAATACATCCGGTACTAAGGCTTGATACGTCTAATGGCTTGGGTTGGCTAACAAAGAGGACATTAATGAATCAAATAGTAGAAGGTCTTGTTGTAATCGAGCCGTTAAGTGGAATAAATGAAACGTATAGACAGAGTGCACTTTATGAAGTAAGCATTTCAAAAAGCTCTATTAAATCTGACCAAATTACAAAAGCAAAAATGTTTAATTTTCCTGCTGATTCTCCTCCAATTGCAGTACGTGATCCATGTGCCTTCTGTGATGAATCAAGATCAGATTGTATTGGGCATGCGAGAATGTATATGTTGAAAACCCAGACTAgaaatgatgatgatacaTTATCCATCACAAATCAGTACCCACTATGTCAGGCATGTTTGATCAAAGTTAGACAAACTTGTGACATTTTTGCATTTTTAAGGTCCTTGAAATCTGGTGTGTGGCAACTTGAAAAAGTTACATTATCAACGATTTCCAAAGGTGATACATCCTCTTTTTTGAAGGTTGCTGAAAACCAATTTAAGCAAAATGAAAAGGCCACTGCTCAAgagaaaaaacaaaaaagaaaaagtatTATCTCGTCTTTAGGGAAAAGTCATTCGTCTTATGTAAACGCAAAACTTGATTGTACTGTTGAGCCAGTTGGATTACCTTCTACTAACATCCAAAGGGCATGGTTACAACTTTGTAAACTTCGTTCGATCTTGCATTGGTCTCATATAGGTATCTCGAACACTGAGGATTGTGTTACCTCTACGTTTGCCCCAGTAGCGACAAACAACAAAGTTGTAGCTGATAAATTAGAGCCATCCTTATCGGGAACATCAGGCACCAATGGCTCTTTCATTCCTCAAAGGGACAATAATGCATCCGAAGAATCATTCTTATCTATTCCAGAGGACattgataatgatgatgatatatttgattttgagAATGAGGGGAATACAACCGGAAATATAGAAAATGGAAATACTACTCTAGAAGATCGTAAAGAGGAAAATGAGACTGCCAACTTGACCGACGAACTAGATACAGCTAATGTAAGGGATATAGTTGATTCAACAGATGGAGTAGAAGCAGTGGATGACATAGAAGCAACTGATGAAATAGGAGCAACTGATGAAACGGAAGCAACTGTTGAAGATGATATATTGAGTGTCGGTGATTTAGTCAAAATAATAGATGAAAACACAATCACTCATGTCAATAAAGAGAAGCTACATattgttgaagaaaatcTAAACTTGGAGGTTATAGATTCGTCTCCCGCTAAAAatactaataaaaaatcaaataaacaCAAAGATTTTAGGAAAAGTATTCTTAATGATTTAGATGCGTTAGAAGAACAATTTGAAAGCGGTttaaagttaaataattcGAATGAAAATGTAAATACGACAAAATGAAAGAATATCAAGTGATTTAACTTGGTCATATTTGGCAGGTATCAATGATAATATCATCATATAATTGTTTGTTAATTACATCATTGCACtagtaaataattaatagaTAATGAATCAACTGCgttaaataaagatatttacTGATCTTTCCTGCTGCTGATTTTATAGTCATCATATATTAAACTAGAATGTtataataagaataaaattgtaAGGACCTAAACACCGTTGGCCCTTTGATACCtaaactattaatatatcattttaaTGTGCCAAATCAAATCACGTTGTCAAGTAATAAAAGGATATGGTTGATTAGTAAAGAGTAATTGTTGAGGAATATGatattctttatattttaaaaactaTAGTTAtgtataattatattttcaactCAATCATCCTCATCGATAAATACATGCTGtctttttcttgttgaTATCacttcctcttcttctaGTTCATTATCTATCTTTATTTCTCTATCATGATGTCCGTTTTGCTCATCGTAATTATCTTCTTCCAAATTATGctttttaacattttccTTCGTGGTTAATAACTTGTGTGAACCATCGTCAGAGTCACTAGAGCTATTCATATCGTCATCAGATAGATCTGTATCATTATTAGTAAATGGTATATCTAATTCTGCATCTGAATCTTGAATTATCTCCGTCTCAGGTAAAATACCAGCAGTATTTTTTGTCTCTTGAGATgaatcatcttcatttaattgCTGTGTGATCTGTTCAGTACGAGATTTTAGAGATAAATCAGGATGAGAATTAGTATACTCGATTGTAGATAAATCCTTAACATCTAATACCTGACCATCAAATAATGCAGAATAGTCATTGATTAAATGGcctttattattcattctTTCTTCAGCAAATTTTGTgaattgtttatatttatcatcTGGAAGTTGGCCATTGTGTTTATCTAATAACAATCTCATGTacatttcattttcaaaaaatacaggatctaattcttcatcttcttcgGAATCACTAATAAACTCTTTACTGGATATTTGTAGTCCActttttttagttttaatttcattaccATCAACATCAAATGTTGGCAGATTATTGCTAGTATTTTTACCTTTACTTTTCCTTTGTTTCGACTTCTTCTTCGATTTTGCAATTCCTTTACTTAGTGAACGTTCTGATAAGTCGGTGTTCGTTCCCTGTAGCTCTTTGAAATAATCATTGTCATTGATAATGGAAGCGTCCGTGTAGTCATATTCTTCATTGCCATTCCATCCATCTTcctcttcattttcatctactgatgtttttgaattagGTCTTGTTAGGTAAGTTGAAGATGGTTTTCCATTTGGTGTTTCAAATGGAGTCGCTTTATGAAATTTGATATAGTCTAAGAATGTAGATAAAGTTCCGATATCAATATCACCAGGTATATAACATTTCTCATCACGATTATTTGGAATTTTATAACCCGTTAATTGTAACAAAGCTCTAAAATCTTTGTCTCGTACAGTGGATTCAATaatgttttcattttcggtgattaaatattcatgAGGAGGATTACTTCCGTTATCATTGTTTGTGGCGTATAACTTAAATTTATCTATTGATTCAGCCAAATGTTCAATTAGATAATCTACAAGTTCATTCTTGCCATCATCCAATAACGAAGAAATCAATATACCAAATTTTAAGTTTAGCAATTCCTGCTCAGTATATCTGTtctcattttcaattggtTTAAAGTAGCTAACCGATACACCATcataattatttacttttGATCTTCTTACCTCCCCAAATCTTTGATAGTAACCTACTTCATTATCATGTAAAGTTGGGAATAATATACCAATAAACCAGGCAGGTGACacctttaatttctttttcaatcttgttaaataatattttgaaaagtcATCAACATATTTCCTTGAGGATGATGATCTTGGTAAACCATTAGATGCTAACATATCTCTAAAGAGTAGCATCAAGTCAATTCTGAATAGAAGAGCTTCATCTTTCGAATCAACAAATATTCTATGgaaaaatgatattacTTTCTTAATACTATCATCTTCTAATTCTCTAAATCTCtctaaaaattttagataaGTATTAATAGTATTATCGTTTATATATCTACCGAGTACACGTccaaaatttatttctattgACGTTGTAACTGGAGATAGAATTTCTACAGCTTCATCTCTTCCAACGTTGTCCCTCTCCATTAATTTTCTTATATCTTCGAGAGATACATTCATAGCTTTCCTACCTCTCTTTTTTCCTTCGATTCTCAGTAATCTATCACCAGCATAGTTTTGTAATGTTTTAAGAATGGTATGAGTTAGTTCAATTGCATTCTTCATGAACTGAATTGAATGTTTCTCGGCAATTCTTGGCAAATTGGCtaataattgaattctGTCATCACTGAAAAGTCTACTTATGATGTATTctatttcatcaaaattgaCATCGTCTTCAGATACCTGAGTTAGTGAAAGTAATTGATTAAAAGCAATCATGCCAGCATGAGCAACAAtccaatttttttgctCTACACCCGTTCTTAATAAGGAAGacattaaaataaatgatgtttctttaaatacGGATTGTATAGGATTGAAATTATCAACTAAGTTATATTGATATCTTAGAATTTGATACTTAATGAACCaagcaaaaaaaagtaaatattCGACTTGTTCAAGACTTACCATTTGATCTTGTTCAGTGGTAAAATGATTTGTAACACTTTTTAGAAGAACATTAAAACTTGAATCTATGAagttattaataaaatctttaaattttttcaaagtaCTATCATCAAATGATGAAACATCTGCCTGTGAATTTAGTAAACTACTAGGTAACCCTTCATGGATCACATCATCTTTGTCTCCCATAATTCTCTTGTTCCATTTTTTACTACTgtctaattttttcattgcATCAATGTCATTAGTTAAACCTTGAGTACCTGATATTGTCAATCTACCATTATCTGGGGTTTGGATAGATAATAATGCACCAAATCTGGAATGTCTCGATGAAGTATTTTTAATTACGTTGGt
The sequence above is drawn from the Tetrapisispora phaffii CBS 4417 chromosome 2, complete genome genome and encodes:
- the BNI1 gene encoding formin BNI1 (similar to Saccharomyces cerevisiae BNI1 (YNL271C); ancestral locus Anc_1.82); translation: MLRGSNSKSSSSSSSVGKDNSVGSGLLHNLKKLTNSSSTTSQNNAINKSDISSPKSQLLTNKLSMDDLKPLNKRTSLNNQNLSQYINGKLPKSQSDSSHLGNVKSNHKYEINENIQDGSSPNHNRSASVQSSAKYSYSRRSSNSTAATRLSRQSTNFSGSTPSVFSQGSYANLSKYMDSNGRLNLDMPTDTHEIESLFEELMYKRNILQALSPDKQRDIMNYDTKKKWMIVKQDLQNELKRIKLKNNNINNSDTTIIPSSMPSSNISERSSVNTMDNNLRTIDTNASNPRIHRKGQKSMSSLSNATTTAPSGVNAEYSKIRSISESSDKTNIAPIHYVRKILSDTLSKNELNDLWVTLRTEQLDWVDAFLEHQGHIAIANNLIRCIYKTAPGSNLSDELIEKEYGFFKCFRVLAMLDQGLYEFTKHKLMMDTLAFGLFSTRVSTRKMALEILVYIINKKNTQRFESVIMSLDRFFRLSENLNMLKIITQFGGAFSRTSPDTQFKIFQAFVISLESTLNGRGKMGSKVGASDDFKVSGGENAILEYCLWALIFINKLCNFSDELNQRVVLRTKFENLGGLRVMTKLKLMDYEKMTVQVENYEDHKLDDFNSLLEMKSSSAQINMQDPTSLIGSLWEVCKGTENEKLLLSLMQHLFLSSSKLVDDKREPAKLSKQLKLMDSLMTNITASEVDEQTHMNLAIQRLYDSMQTDDVARRAILETRTLSKKLEEVTAEKEYLKEKLSKAENGLVGQLELELEQRDNILTKSQRVTKQLQAELEDLKKKHLLEKHEHEVELRKILTIVNTNTDADASLNNSSDKKHNIQKALETELSRTKKDLNNDVKKFGISVQPNKRLRMLRLQMEDIEKEARELEMTNFSEHQKLSLESPAVLNKTKKETKKKSKKKSKSSKSKEENNRKRANAIKKQKLLELRRDLAMIQAETNDVSKFNVDKRVNELFKEKKHEALNRLQMLEKKYKSFEIDFDPNDFKQAQLDSNASYESLDPNFVTKKITDIDRIADELDAFSGDGTSSYSSSSLSDSEKNYYESNAVPTIGPQKGLIDGSSFLESLSEKYGTAQNTEGTSLSPLSPQNRIASLGEKSFMNRFKRKPSSMQFLEELSQKVGGEALGKDNNETSDINNISSEEDNSSNSESELNNEPEVEAIDADLTVSESKGAGAPPPPPPPPPEFPASLLPNATGGSTIPVPPPPPPPPPPPALPASLSPNVTEGSSIPPPPPPQFMGLNKMYRSGDGSQILNESPSLYSKYPRPQKKLKQLHWDKLDDSEGSIWSSAMAEQFADDLYEKGVLHNLEKAFAAREIKSLANKKKEDLDKISFLSRDISQQFGINLHMFGSLTVDELVIKILKCNRDVMNTPSVIEFLSKPEITDVSINLARNYAPYITDWEGVKHVEDAKAPEKSVDGLQRADQIYVQLMVNLQSYWPSRMRAIKVITSYEKEYTELVTKLRRIDSAVSAIQKSDNLTNLFNVILAVGNYMNDSSKQAQGFKLNTLQRLTFIKDSTNSMTFLNYVEKIIRENYPEFNGFIEELEPVLDVVKISVEQLVNDCNEFTQSIMNVERSLEIGNLSDSSKFHPLDKVITKVLPVLPEATKKSDLLTDEVKLTFMEFEALMQKFGEDSGDKFAQNSFFKKFADFINEYKKARAQNLKAEEEVRKYERHKQMVEEQQRKAKEQEKNYMETGVSDSESAEAKGDNRGHMDKLLAQLKNAGPARSDPSSARKRAVMRKKLLSEKDSTSVILDDLNAGDGSIIYSPTTDKVVDTSLGEDEMILKSPTPKSKDNLETDNNSDKSRNDTLTVDDVEQNTDTNAETDITDDGNSNGDGEDEVITDRAKALLMELRGSQTPSKKNSHLDDQREKLRSRRNRRRQTFGEESNSTPSNRLTFVSDENSPTATEFVDADEDTLQENVPNTDTSSTLSKDDSEDTESQ
- the SEC2 gene encoding guanine nucleotide exchange factor SEC2 (similar to Saccharomyces cerevisiae SEC2 (YNL272C); ancestral locus Anc_1.81) → MSGNSDEDKRVSVQLTSLSTQLLESIEKQSSLEDKLRQSRKIIEEQKTTITQYNELRIKYDQLDKNFSKKKVDLQRLEQQLQAEKLGKAEAERKVDELNKEVEELTASLFDEANNMVADARKETDSIETKNKKLTEQLLEKDTILETLNLQLKNLKTVLQDLQTESSMSIINNGNISLKGDVPLSNENGGSSSHSLKKMSTTTSFQSQQEVVNYAIFTPKITNIRYDTFLYNEFLKFVAVLPHCNSIKNTSAESKLLRRLISDEIHPVLRLDTSNGLGWLTKRTLMNQIVEGLVVIEPLSGINETYRQSALYEVSISKSSIKSDQITKAKMFNFPADSPPIAVRDPCAFCDESRSDCIGHARMYMLKTQTRNDDDTLSITNQYPLCQACLIKVRQTCDIFAFLRSLKSGVWQLEKVTLSTISKGDTSSFLKVAENQFKQNEKATAQEKKQKRKSIISSLGKSHSSYVNAKLDCTVEPVGLPSTNIQRAWLQLCKLRSILHWSHIGISNTEDCVTSTFAPVATNNKVVADKLEPSLSGTSGTNGSFIPQRDNNASEESFLSIPEDIDNDDDIFDFENEGNTTGNIENGNTTLEDRKEENETANLTDELDTANVRDIVDSTDGVEAVDDIEATDEIGATDETEATVEDDILSVGDLVKIIDENTITHVNKEKLHIVEENLNLEVIDSSPAKNTNKKSNKHKDFRKSILNDLDALEEQFESGLKLNNSNENVNTTK
- the TOF1 gene encoding Tof1p (similar to Saccharomyces cerevisiae TOF1 (YNL273W); ancestral locus Anc_1.79) — translated: MVTAGIDNGTSPHNILRARIALLATAIGGPDYTSTLDPPPYKQGDDCLACLKDLKRWFKLVDDQQNRWDVAMAAAEYKVFSNDLIPLLIDWETKSSLASKLGKNNLNSDNAASTSIKNKIYFDKIALNCLQLMVLMTWPLIITDQSSYEQVSGYSELKKHQLMYKKDVLTIENGKVFKAVLRLAFNVIKIDRANRTARDNTILRLVLSFLRNIIAIEPGELSITAKKRSAKGIGSTDTLPPNVSMDDISLSSVINCFHRNKVFKLILTLGSSLSTEFDQDFINLPLLEVMFYLTKDVNQKKLFSRKKNREFHSSTDNGTPSNTPHLSNTGVQLTTLLAKEKQLKTNVIKNTSSRHSRFGALLSIQTPDNGRLTISGTQGLTNDIDAMKKLDSSKKWNKRIMGDKDDVIHEGLPSSLLNSQADVSSFDDSTLKKFKDFINNFIDSSFNVLLKSVTNHFTTEQDQMVSLEQVEYLLFFAWFIKYQILRYQYNLVDNFNPIQSVFKETSFILMSSLLRTGVEQKNWIVAHAGMIAFNQLLSLTQVSEDDVNFDEIEYIISRLFSDDRIQLLANLPRIAEKHSIQFMKNAIELTHTILKTLQNYAGDRLLRIEGKKRGRKAMNVSLEDIRKLMERDNVGRDEAVEILSPVTTSIEINFGRVLGRYINDNTINTYLKFLERFRELEDDSIKKVISFFHRIFVDSKDEALLFRIDLMLLFRDMLASNGLPRSSSSRKYVDDFSKYYLTRLKKKLKVSPAWFIGILFPTLHDNEVGYYQRFGEVRRSKVNNYDGVSVSYFKPIENENRYTEQELLNLKFGILISSLLDDGKNELVDYLIEHLAESIDKFKLYATNNDNGSNPPHEYLITENENIIESTVRDKDFRALLQLTGYKIPNNRDEKCYIPGDIDIGTLSTFLDYIKFHKATPFETPNGKPSSTYLTRPNSKTSVDENEEEDGWNGNEEYDYTDASIINDNDYFKELQGTNTDLSERSLSKGIAKSKKKSKQRKSKGKNTSNNLPTFDVDGNEIKTKKSGLQISSKEFISDSEEDEELDPVFFENEMYMRLLLDKHNGQLPDDKYKQFTKFAEERMNNKGHLINDYSALFDGQVLDVKDLSTIEYTNSHPDLSLKSRTEQITQQLNEDDSSQETKNTAGILPETEIIQDSDAELDIPFTNNDTDLSDDDMNSSSDSDDGSHKLLTTKENVKKHNLEEDNYDEQNGHHDREIKIDNELEEEEVISTRKRQHVFIDEDD